Below is a genomic region from Cohaesibacter intestini.
TGTCTGGAGACGGCAAATCCGGTTGCCAGTTCGGCTTCCGACATACGGCTCCCCGGTGACAGTTGATTGCAGATAATCCGCTGTCGCAGAATCTGATGGATCTGCGGTGCCACGGGCAAGCGCAGGTCAATCTCTGTCTGTTCGAGCATATCCATCGATGTCATTAGGTCCTCCAATTGCTAACCACCATACCGGTATACCACCATACTTGTCAACCGGCGTTGGCTGTGTTACGAATCTTGTATTCATTCGAAGCCCGGCTTGGCTCCTTTTTGCATCTCTGCCTTTCTAGCCCGTTTCGAATGCACTTGCCCCCTCAAAAAGCTTGAAAGGAATTTTGACTTTTGAGGGTGCCAACAAGAAAGAGCAGGAGGCATAAATGCGTCAGACGTGGCGTTGGTTTGGTCCGCAGGACCGAGTAATGATCGAGGATATGCTGCAGGCAGGCGTAGAGGGCGTTGTCAGCGCGTTACACCACGTCCCGACCGGCGATGTCTGGACACCCGAGGAAATCGCCAGGCGCCAGCAATTGATCGCCCGTTGCTCGGATGGCTCGGCCTCCGGTCTTGCTTGGGACGTGGTGGAAAGCCTGCCGGTTTCCGAGGATATCAAGAAGCAGAAAGGCGACTGGCGCACCCATATTGCCAATTACAAGCAGAGCATGAAGCATCTGGCTGACGCCGGCATCGAGATCATCTGCTACAATTTTATGCCGGTGCTGGATTGGACGCGAACAAATCTGGCCTACCGCTTGCCAACCGGTGCGACATGCATGCGGTTTGACTTCATCGATTTCGCGGCGTTTGATCTGTTTATTCTGGAGCGCAAAGGTGCGAAGGACGATTTTCCCGAAGACGTGATCGAAGCAGCGAAAGAGCGGTTTGCCAAGCTGGACGATGCGGCAAAGATCGAATTGGCCGAATCCATTATCTTTGGCTTGCCCGGCGATGCAGAAGCCCCGTCGATGGAAAAGGTCCGGGCCAATCTGGCTGAATATGACGGGATCTCGGAAGAGCGACTGCGCTCCAACTTTGTCGACTTTCTTGAAGAAATCGCGCCACTTGCCCAGAGCCTTGGCATGCGGTTTGGATGTCATCCGGACGATCCGCCTTTTGGCTTGTTGGGGTTGCCTCGGGTCATGTCGAAGGAAGCGGATTACAAATATCTGATGGATGCGGTCGATATTCCCGCCAACGGTATCACGCTATGCTCCGGGTCTCTGGGCGCGCGGCCGGATAATGATCTGCCGGGCATGATGGAACGCCTAGGCGACAGGGTGCATTTCTTACATCTGCGCAATGTGGTGCTGGAAAGCAGTGATATCAAAGGTTCCTTCTATGAGGCCGAGCATCTGGGGGGGCATGTGGATATGGTTGCCTTGATGAAGGCTGCTCTGGCCGAGGAAGAAAGACGGCGGGCGCAGGGGCGCAAGGACTGGTCCATTCCGTTCCGTCCAGATCACGGGCTCGATATTCTCGATGATCTCAAGCGTCAGGCCCAGCCGGGCTATCCGGCGATCGGTCGCTTGAAAGGCCTTGCCGAGTTGCGTGGCATCATGGTTGCGCTGGAGCATGGCTGACCCACAGGACATTCTTTGCTGTCGCTTGGGCAAATGATTGAAAAACCCCGCACCCTTCATGATAAAGGGTGCGGGGTTTATTGGTTGTCAAGGGCATGTCTGATCCCGCCATCCGCATCTGATGGGAGGTCGGGGCGTTACCCTTCGTCGCCCAGATGACCGGCTAGGAATCTCAACACCTTGGTTGCCGTCAGCTCACCAACGATGTTGCCATGTTTGACGACACCGATCGGGTTGTCATTGTTTGCCAGTATGTCCAGCATGTCGGCCAGCAGGGTTTCTGCCGGGACGGTTTCTTCGTAGCTTTCGGCTTGCGGTTTCTTCATGGCGTCACTGGCACGCAAAATGGCGAGCGGATTCATGTGCGCGACGAAGTCCGACACATAATTATCGGCCGGTCTTGAGAAGATCTCGCGCGGCGTCCCGATCTGGGCGATGTGTCCGCCTTCCAGAATGGCGATGCGGTTGCC
It encodes:
- the uxuA gene encoding mannonate dehydratase; translation: MRQTWRWFGPQDRVMIEDMLQAGVEGVVSALHHVPTGDVWTPEEIARRQQLIARCSDGSASGLAWDVVESLPVSEDIKKQKGDWRTHIANYKQSMKHLADAGIEIICYNFMPVLDWTRTNLAYRLPTGATCMRFDFIDFAAFDLFILERKGAKDDFPEDVIEAAKERFAKLDDAAKIELAESIIFGLPGDAEAPSMEKVRANLAEYDGISEERLRSNFVDFLEEIAPLAQSLGMRFGCHPDDPPFGLLGLPRVMSKEADYKYLMDAVDIPANGITLCSGSLGARPDNDLPGMMERLGDRVHFLHLRNVVLESSDIKGSFYEAEHLGGHVDMVALMKAALAEEERRRAQGRKDWSIPFRPDHGLDILDDLKRQAQPGYPAIGRLKGLAELRGIMVALEHG